A genomic segment from Nocardiopsis sp. Huas11 encodes:
- a CDS encoding OmpA family protein produces the protein MARKSPLTVVALLVSGSLLLTGCTVTEDLSDWWSETFGDASGPPEVREEFPYVREGRIFQDTGQDTEMRFAVTGLERTDEYTVMRYEVTYLGDFSGPNRNLSMAHTLVDPLTGRVYRQFLDEDGLKYGSESPNQDGLYPVHDGVTNEYVRYFPRLPDETAQVTFVGSGLGAMTGIPVQDVEEETPAPENPNGPDHLTLDDPPPSGENLTFANRRPEEDALADEGWVQSFVDSEIASTTRDGDREIISLHSDVMFAFDEASLTEEAEEVVRRAATTLATNVDPEDPTITVIGHTDGIGSASYNDNLSVERAESVRDLLAEEIGTGYTLEVEGRGMDEPVAREGGPDDEQARARNRRVEFSYVFDDTVEATEEEDYDDDGLGAAQRNVTWPAPYSDDPGSVVAEGELDGVRLEIYPLRRDGAYVIGTVAFTNTTDEPLVPELGGTEAIQAGGPEQFNKGTLGGFQLLEPEDGLVRYVAQMDFGEGRYSSFAEEVHMLQPGNTYDLVAVYPAPPVDVEELTLRAGPFGEFEEIPVEY, from the coding sequence ATGGCGCGGAAGTCGCCCCTCACCGTGGTCGCGCTGTTGGTCTCGGGCAGCCTCCTGCTCACCGGCTGCACCGTCACCGAAGACCTGTCCGACTGGTGGTCGGAGACCTTCGGAGACGCGTCCGGTCCGCCCGAGGTCCGCGAGGAGTTCCCCTACGTCCGTGAGGGCCGGATCTTCCAGGACACCGGCCAGGACACCGAGATGCGCTTCGCCGTCACCGGCCTGGAGCGGACCGACGAGTACACGGTCATGCGCTACGAGGTGACCTACCTCGGTGACTTCTCCGGTCCCAACCGGAACCTGAGCATGGCCCACACCCTCGTGGACCCGCTCACGGGCCGTGTGTACCGGCAGTTCCTGGACGAGGACGGCCTGAAGTACGGATCGGAGAGCCCCAACCAGGACGGCCTCTACCCCGTGCACGACGGTGTCACCAACGAGTACGTCCGCTACTTCCCGCGGCTGCCCGACGAGACGGCCCAGGTGACCTTCGTCGGCAGCGGCCTGGGTGCCATGACCGGCATCCCCGTCCAGGACGTCGAGGAGGAGACCCCGGCCCCGGAGAACCCCAACGGGCCCGACCACCTCACCCTCGACGACCCCCCGCCCTCGGGCGAGAACCTGACCTTCGCCAACCGGCGGCCGGAGGAGGACGCGCTCGCCGACGAGGGCTGGGTACAGAGCTTCGTCGACTCCGAGATCGCCTCCACCACCCGTGACGGCGACCGCGAGATCATCTCACTGCACTCCGACGTGATGTTCGCCTTCGACGAGGCCTCCCTGACGGAGGAGGCCGAGGAGGTCGTGCGCCGCGCGGCCACCACGCTGGCGACCAACGTCGACCCCGAGGACCCGACCATCACCGTCATCGGGCACACCGACGGCATCGGGTCGGCCTCCTACAACGACAACCTCTCGGTGGAGCGCGCGGAGAGCGTGCGCGACCTGCTCGCGGAGGAGATCGGTACGGGGTACACCCTGGAGGTCGAGGGCCGGGGCATGGACGAGCCGGTCGCCCGCGAGGGCGGCCCGGACGACGAGCAGGCCCGTGCCCGCAACCGCCGCGTGGAGTTCTCCTACGTCTTCGACGACACGGTCGAGGCCACCGAGGAGGAGGACTACGACGACGACGGGCTGGGCGCCGCCCAGCGCAACGTCACCTGGCCCGCGCCCTACAGCGACGACCCCGGGTCGGTCGTGGCCGAGGGCGAGCTCGACGGCGTGCGCCTGGAGATCTACCCGCTGCGCCGCGACGGCGCCTACGTGATCGGCACGGTGGCCTTCACCAACACCACCGACGAGCCGCTCGTGCCGGAGCTGGGCGGTACCGAAGCGATCCAGGCCGGCGGGCCGGAGCAGTTCAACAAGGGCACGCTCGGCGGCTTCCAGCTCCTGGAGCCGGAGGACGGGCTGGTGCGGTACGTGGCGCAGATGGACTTCGGCGAGGGCCGCTACAGCAGCTTCGCCGAGGAGGTGCACATGCTTCAGCCCGGCAACACCTACGACCTGGTCGCGGTCTACCCCGCGCCCCCGGTCGACGTGGAGGAGCTGACCCTGCGCGCCGGACCGTTCGGCGAGTTCGAGGAGATCCCCGTCGAGTACTGA